CCTGGCCGTGACGGGGAAGTTCATTGCCGCGGCGGCAGCGAACGCCAGGTCGGGGAAGGCCCGGAAGCGTCTCAGAAATGCTGTGGCGGCCGTCGCGCAGGAGCTCGTGGTGGAGCCGGTGGAAGTGGAGATCAGCCGGCTGAAGGCGTTCAACGCGGCGCTGAAGACTGCCATAGGCAGGTGAGCCGCAGCGCTGCGGCTAAGAGAGTGCGGCCGCCGCGTCACGGACCTTGATGAGCGTCCTAAGGTTTCGGGTGGTGGTGGACGCCTTGAATCTGGCCTTTGACGTGATCTTGCTGAAGGGGCTTTCGAGGGTGCCTCCGGCCGGGGCCAGCCACGCCAGCGCTTCCGGTCCAAGGCGTTTCTGTTCCGCCCTTTCAAGGGATGCTCCCGCGGCATCGAGTTCATCCAGCATGGCTGGATCCGAGGCCAGCGTGATGTAGGTGTGGGTGCTCTTATCGTCTTCCGGATAAGGGCAGGCGTCCACCAGCTCCGACACCCGCTGCGCGGGCAGGACAACAACCCAGGCGTCGTAGCCGAATGACTTCCGCAGGCATTCTTCGAACTGCTGCTTGACCGCGGCAGCGTCCAGCTCGCTGGTGAGAACCACATTCCCGCTGGCCAGCAAGGTCTTCACGTCCCCGAACCCGTACGACCTGAGTGCGTCCTTGAGGTCCGCCATTTTGATGTTGATCCCGCCCACATTGATGCCGCGGAGGAAGACTGCGTAGCTGCCCATGCC
Above is a window of Arthrobacter pascens DNA encoding:
- a CDS encoding DUF1697 domain-containing protein, whose protein sequence is MGSYAVFLRGINVGGINIKMADLKDALRSYGFGDVKTLLASGNVVLTSELDAAAVKQQFEECLRKSFGYDAWVVVLPAQRVSELVDACPYPEDDKSTHTYITLASDPAMLDELDAAGASLERAEQKRLGPEALAWLAPAGGTLESPFSKITSKARFKASTTTRNLRTLIKVRDAAAALS